A window of the Mesorhizobium opportunistum WSM2075 genome harbors these coding sequences:
- the recR gene encoding recombination mediator RecR, translating to MSKRIAGPEIERLIQLLAKVPGLGPRSARRAALHLIKKKEQLLSPLAAAMGEAADKVRICSTCGNVDTSDPCMICTDPRRDATTLIVVEDVSDLWALERAAAMNVRYHVLGGTLSPLDGVGPDQLNIRSLIDRVAGGEVKEIILAVNATVEGQTTAHYLTDQLSGFDIKVTRLAHGVPVGGELDYLDEGTLAAALRSRTAF from the coding sequence ATGTCGAAACGAATCGCCGGTCCCGAGATCGAACGCCTGATCCAACTCCTGGCCAAGGTGCCGGGTCTTGGCCCCCGTTCGGCCAGGCGTGCGGCTCTCCATCTGATCAAGAAGAAGGAGCAGCTCCTGTCGCCACTCGCCGCCGCCATGGGCGAAGCCGCCGACAAGGTGCGCATCTGTTCCACTTGCGGCAATGTCGACACCTCGGATCCTTGCATGATCTGCACCGATCCACGCCGCGACGCCACCACCTTGATCGTCGTCGAGGACGTCTCGGATCTCTGGGCGCTGGAGCGGGCAGCGGCGATGAACGTGCGCTATCATGTGCTCGGCGGCACGCTGTCGCCGCTCGACGGCGTCGGCCCCGACCAGCTCAACATCCGCTCGCTGATCGACCGCGTCGCCGGCGGCGAGGTCAAGGAAATCATCCTTGCCGTCAACGCCACGGTCGAGGGCCAGACCACCGCGCACTACCTCACCGACCAACTGTCCGGCTTCGACATCAAGGTGACGCGCCTTGCGCATGGCGTGCCGGTCGGCGGCGAACTCGACTATCTCGACGAAGGCACGCTGGCGGCTGCACTTAGGTCGCGGACGGCGTTTTGA
- a CDS encoding cell wall hydrolase — MIVTRWKAPLLLGVVTSPLFLAACSQTTSHGMSVASLTDAITPSFLSSRAYSHTPKDRECLERAMFFESNRSSRDGMIAVGTVVMNRLRSGNHGSTICQVVGEPGQFAPGVMTRPMNSRAMPDVEEAADAVLKGERKAKLKNTMYFHTAGLRFPYKNMHYTMVAGGNAFYEKRGRNWQPLPDEPMVASVETEKPAVPVTMVASAEPVRSDRKLVRNAPAQQQAPTQQAPTQQAYVTAAVEPARPFKMATAPAQQTYVTAAAAPSAKSARVASKPVAVAMQEPMEEPDAARFGGTLNKKIISSVQGEPQEASMGFQSTPENTDAIGAMIVSQGRPLETN; from the coding sequence TTGATTGTCACGCGATGGAAGGCGCCGCTGTTGCTCGGCGTCGTTACCTCTCCGCTGTTCTTGGCTGCATGCAGCCAGACCACGTCGCACGGCATGTCCGTTGCCAGCCTGACTGACGCCATCACGCCGAGTTTCCTCAGTTCGCGCGCCTACAGCCACACGCCGAAGGACAGGGAATGCCTGGAAAGGGCGATGTTCTTCGAATCCAACCGCTCGAGCCGCGACGGCATGATCGCCGTCGGCACCGTGGTGATGAACCGGCTGCGCTCCGGCAACCATGGCAGCACCATTTGCCAGGTGGTGGGCGAGCCTGGACAGTTCGCGCCCGGCGTCATGACAAGGCCGATGAATTCGCGCGCAATGCCCGATGTCGAGGAAGCCGCCGACGCCGTGCTCAAGGGCGAGCGCAAGGCCAAGCTCAAGAACACCATGTATTTCCATACCGCCGGCCTGCGCTTCCCCTACAAGAACATGCACTACACCATGGTTGCCGGCGGCAACGCCTTCTACGAGAAACGTGGCCGCAACTGGCAGCCGCTGCCCGATGAGCCGATGGTTGCCTCGGTGGAGACAGAAAAGCCGGCCGTCCCGGTCACGATGGTTGCCTCGGCGGAGCCGGTTCGCTCGGACAGGAAGCTTGTTCGCAACGCCCCGGCACAGCAGCAGGCCCCAACACAACAGGCCCCAACACAACAGGCCTATGTGACTGCGGCAGTCGAACCGGCGCGCCCGTTCAAGATGGCCACTGCCCCTGCCCAGCAGACCTACGTGACCGCGGCCGCGGCACCCTCGGCGAAGTCTGCCCGCGTCGCATCGAAGCCGGTGGCAGTTGCCATGCAGGAGCCGATGGAAGAACCGGATGCCGCCCGTTTCGGCGGAACCTTGAACAAAAAAATCATCAGTTCGGTCCAGGGCGAACCGCAAGAGGCGTCGATGGGATTCCAGTCGACACCCGAGAACACCGACGCCATTGGCGCGATGATCGTCAGCCAGGGCCGGCCGCTCGAAACCAACTGA
- a CDS encoding YbaB/EbfC family nucleoid-associated protein has translation MKDLLGLMGKAKEMQAKFQAMQDEIATVEAAGQSGGGLVSVTLTGKFEMKSLKIDPSLFKEDDVEVLEDLLLAAHNDARVKVEQIMQEKTKALTAGLPIPPGMKLPF, from the coding sequence ATGAAAGATCTTCTCGGCCTGATGGGCAAGGCAAAGGAAATGCAGGCCAAGTTCCAGGCCATGCAGGACGAGATTGCCACGGTCGAAGCCGCCGGCCAGTCCGGCGGCGGCCTGGTAAGCGTCACCCTGACCGGGAAATTCGAGATGAAGTCGCTGAAGATCGATCCGTCGCTGTTCAAGGAGGACGATGTCGAAGTCCTCGAGGACCTGCTGCTCGCCGCGCACAATGACGCCAGGGTCAAGGTCGAGCAGATCATGCAGGAAAAGACCAAGGCGCTGACCGCCGGCCTGCCGATTCCGCCGGGAATGAAACTGCCGTTCTAG
- a CDS encoding DNA polymerase III subunit gamma/tau: MSEAGNEKAAAYRVLARKYRPSNFSELVGQEPMVRTLTNAFATGRIAQAWMLTGVRGVGKTTTARILARALNYKTATVDQPSVDLAVLGEHCQAIMEGRHVDVIEMDAASHTGIDDIRDIIERVRYAPVSARYKVYIIDEVHMLSTQAFNGLLKTLEEPPPHVKFIFATTEIRKVPITVLSRCQRFDLRRIDAGALVAHLSSIAGKEGISVDDDALAMIARAAEGSARDSLSILDQAIAHGAGSVSAEAVRAMLGLADRARIVDLFEHVMKGDVAAVLAEFRAQYDTGADPAAVLTDLAEFNHLVTRLRFVPTAMDDASLSQDERQRGADFARALSVRVLSRTWQMLLKGIPEVQSSNRPVSAAEMVLIRLAHAADLPTLDEALRSLEGASPVQNGAPRPNGVPAGPGNGGGASAVAQTRMPSGQGGAQTMRLVEATPAPVAFVAPPPPAPEAQPVPLKSLADIVALADAQRDIAFKVLVKRCIRLVRIEPGRIDVSLTDDAPKMLLNDLTMKLRAWTGRNWLVSLSKEEGGQTLAEMESTRRENAFLDAKSDPAVAAILARFPGAKIIDVRIPDAPEADADQAEVPVEPPADDDDA, encoded by the coding sequence ATGAGCGAAGCGGGAAATGAAAAGGCCGCTGCCTATCGCGTGCTGGCGCGCAAGTACCGTCCCTCGAACTTCTCCGAGCTCGTCGGCCAGGAGCCGATGGTGCGCACCCTCACCAACGCCTTTGCCACCGGCCGCATCGCCCAGGCGTGGATGCTGACAGGCGTGCGCGGTGTCGGCAAGACCACCACTGCGCGCATTCTGGCGCGGGCGCTCAATTACAAGACCGCCACCGTTGATCAGCCCTCGGTCGACCTTGCCGTGCTCGGCGAGCATTGCCAAGCGATCATGGAAGGCCGCCATGTCGACGTCATCGAGATGGACGCCGCCTCGCACACCGGCATCGACGACATAAGGGACATCATCGAACGCGTGCGCTATGCGCCGGTCTCGGCCCGCTACAAGGTCTACATCATCGACGAAGTGCACATGCTGTCGACACAGGCCTTTAACGGCCTTTTGAAGACGCTGGAGGAACCACCTCCGCACGTGAAATTCATCTTCGCCACCACCGAAATCCGCAAAGTTCCGATCACCGTCCTGTCGCGCTGCCAGCGTTTTGACCTGAGGCGCATCGATGCCGGCGCGCTGGTCGCGCATCTCTCCTCGATTGCCGGCAAGGAAGGCATTTCGGTCGACGACGACGCGCTGGCGATGATCGCCCGCGCCGCCGAGGGTTCGGCCCGCGATTCGCTCTCCATCCTCGACCAGGCGATCGCCCATGGCGCCGGCTCCGTCAGCGCCGAAGCGGTACGGGCCATGCTGGGCCTCGCCGATCGCGCCCGCATCGTCGATCTGTTCGAACATGTGATGAAAGGCGATGTGGCGGCGGTCCTGGCCGAATTCCGCGCGCAATACGACACCGGCGCCGATCCGGCCGCCGTGCTGACCGATCTTGCCGAGTTCAACCATCTGGTCACCCGGTTGCGGTTCGTGCCGACCGCCATGGACGACGCCTCGCTGTCGCAGGACGAGCGGCAGCGTGGCGCCGACTTCGCCCGGGCGCTGTCGGTCAGGGTGCTGTCGCGGACATGGCAGATGCTGCTCAAGGGCATTCCCGAGGTGCAGTCCTCCAACCGGCCGGTCAGCGCCGCCGAAATGGTGCTGATCCGGCTGGCCCATGCCGCCGACCTGCCGACACTGGACGAGGCGCTGCGATCGCTCGAGGGCGCTTCTCCGGTTCAAAATGGCGCGCCGCGCCCGAATGGGGTGCCCGCGGGTCCCGGCAATGGCGGCGGCGCCAGCGCGGTCGCGCAGACCCGCATGCCATCCGGGCAGGGCGGCGCACAGACCATGCGGCTGGTCGAGGCCACCCCTGCGCCGGTCGCCTTCGTAGCACCTCCGCCGCCGGCGCCGGAGGCGCAGCCGGTACCGCTGAAATCGCTCGCCGACATCGTTGCGCTTGCCGATGCGCAGCGCGACATCGCCTTCAAGGTGCTGGTCAAGCGCTGCATTCGCCTCGTGCGCATCGAGCCCGGCCGTATCGACGTCAGCCTGACCGACGATGCGCCCAAGATGCTGCTCAACGACCTGACGATGAAATTGCGCGCCTGGACCGGCCGCAACTGGCTCGTCTCGTTGTCGAAGGAAGAGGGCGGACAGACGCTGGCCGAAATGGAATCGACCAGGCGCGAGAACGCTTTCCTCGATGCCAAGAGCGATCCGGCCGTGGCTGCCATATTGGCGCGCTTTCCCGGTGCCAAGATCATCGACGTGCGCATTCCCGACGCGCCGGAAGCGGACGCGGACCAAGCCGAAGTGCCGGTCGAACCGCCGGCGGATGACGACGACGCCTGA